A single genomic interval of Arthrobacter sp. NicSoilB8 harbors:
- the nudC gene encoding NAD(+) diphosphatase, producing MDTVLPVRPALIDRGSAARLRPGMLTELIDSGSARAVVLSGRQALVSDNSLVLLNAAELAGHLANTPYAPEHVIYLGSALAGSDLDAGTELVLFVLPVQFELRAEEFEAHVAGIPGDAQWAGFREVAARLNATDTALFVEASAIANWHATHTHCPRCGSLTQPEAGGWVRRCPADNSEHYPRTDPAIIVTVVGADGRLLLGGGGPLDARNYSTLAGFVEPGESLEQAVQREIGEEVGVRVTASQYLGSQSWPFPASLMLGFTATTADTEARPDGVEVTRARWFSRSELQEAVLSGEIVISSRLSIARSLIEHWYGGVIQDAADSA from the coding sequence ATGGATACGGTCCTTCCCGTGCGTCCGGCCCTGATCGACCGCGGCTCCGCGGCCCGGTTGAGGCCAGGGATGCTGACAGAGCTGATCGACTCAGGCTCGGCGCGGGCCGTGGTGCTTTCCGGCCGGCAGGCCCTGGTCAGCGACAACAGCCTCGTGCTCCTGAACGCGGCCGAGCTGGCCGGGCATCTGGCGAACACCCCCTACGCTCCGGAGCACGTCATCTACCTGGGGTCGGCCCTGGCCGGTTCGGACCTCGACGCCGGAACCGAACTCGTCCTCTTCGTCCTGCCGGTGCAGTTCGAGCTCAGGGCCGAGGAGTTCGAAGCCCACGTGGCCGGCATCCCCGGCGATGCGCAGTGGGCAGGTTTCCGCGAGGTCGCCGCGCGCTTGAATGCCACGGATACGGCGTTGTTCGTCGAAGCCAGCGCCATCGCCAACTGGCATGCCACGCACACCCATTGCCCGCGCTGCGGCTCGCTCACGCAGCCGGAAGCCGGCGGCTGGGTCCGCCGGTGCCCGGCCGACAATTCCGAGCACTATCCCCGCACGGACCCGGCCATCATCGTGACGGTAGTGGGCGCCGACGGGAGGCTGCTGCTCGGCGGCGGCGGCCCGCTCGACGCCCGGAACTATTCCACCCTCGCCGGCTTCGTCGAGCCGGGGGAGTCGCTCGAACAGGCCGTGCAGCGCGAGATCGGTGAGGAGGTCGGAGTCCGCGTCACGGCCTCCCAGTACCTCGGCTCGCAGTCCTGGCCGTTCCCTGCTTCCCTGATGCTCGGCTTCACGGCCACCACGGCGGACACCGAAGCCCGGCCCGACGGCGTCGAAGTCACCCGGGCGCGCTGGTTCAGCCGGAGCGAACTGCAGGAAGCCGTCCTCAGCGGTGAGATCGTCATTTCCAGCAGGCTCTCCATCGCCCGGTCCCTCATTGAACACTGGTACGGCGGCGTCATTCAGGACGCCGCAGACAGCGCCTGA
- a CDS encoding ATP-dependent DNA helicase UvrD2, which translates to MLGGLDAEQREVASTLQGPMCVLAGAGTGKTRAITHRIAYGVHSGVYSPQRLLAVTFTARAAAEMRSRLRDLGVGNVQARTFHAAALRQLQFFWPQAVGGTLPNLLDHKAQMIAEAARRLRLSTDRASIRDLASEIEWAKVSMLTPANYLENAQGRGNPGGFDLTAVARVFQSYEDVKTDRNVIDFEDVLLITVGILQEDPKVAATVREQYRHFVVDEYQDVSPLQQRLLELWLGGRDDLCVVGDASQTIYSFTGASPKHLLGFKAMYPEAHVVKLIRDYRSTPQVVKLANDLLAGRRSGGPAADAAWATPLQLVAQRPAGPVPQFTECSDDEAEAATVAVRIRELLDAGTPASQVAVLFRTNGQSEAYEQALASAGIGYQLRGGERFFARKEVRDAILQLRAATRAVAETAAPEPLGQLVRDIVSSLGYTDAAPHSGGALRERWESLAALVALADELVISRGAQFSLSDFVNELQERSLAQHAPTVQGVTLASLHAAKGLEWDAVFLVGLSEGLMPISFADSPEAVDEERRLLYVGITRAREHLFLSWSTARTPGGRANRKPSRFLDGLRPDSVASSQLRGKGAAPRRKAAVPASCRVCGSMLSSGAERKVGRCNQCPPSYEEQTFEALRQWRKDVALEADVPAFVVFTDATLTAIAEAPPDSLEQLAKLAGVGPAKLEKYGEAVLTVLAESTVQ; encoded by the coding sequence ATCCTGGGCGGCCTCGACGCCGAGCAGCGCGAGGTCGCCAGCACCCTGCAAGGACCCATGTGCGTCCTGGCTGGCGCCGGGACCGGGAAGACCCGCGCCATCACGCACCGGATCGCCTATGGCGTGCACTCGGGGGTGTACAGCCCGCAGCGTCTCCTGGCCGTCACCTTCACTGCCCGGGCCGCCGCCGAGATGCGCAGCCGGCTCCGTGACCTCGGCGTCGGCAACGTCCAGGCCCGCACCTTCCACGCCGCGGCGCTGCGCCAGCTGCAGTTCTTCTGGCCGCAGGCGGTCGGCGGCACGCTGCCCAACCTGCTGGACCACAAGGCGCAGATGATTGCGGAAGCGGCACGCCGCCTCCGGCTCAGCACGGACCGCGCCTCCATCCGGGACCTCGCCTCCGAAATCGAATGGGCGAAGGTCTCCATGCTGACCCCGGCGAACTATCTGGAAAACGCCCAGGGCCGCGGCAATCCGGGCGGCTTCGACCTCACTGCCGTGGCCCGGGTCTTCCAGTCGTACGAGGACGTCAAGACAGACCGCAACGTCATCGACTTCGAGGACGTGCTGCTGATCACCGTGGGCATCCTGCAAGAGGATCCGAAGGTGGCGGCGACCGTCCGGGAGCAGTACCGCCACTTCGTCGTTGACGAGTACCAGGACGTCTCCCCGCTGCAGCAGCGGCTCCTGGAGCTGTGGCTCGGCGGCCGCGACGACCTCTGCGTCGTGGGCGACGCGAGCCAGACCATCTACTCCTTCACCGGCGCCTCCCCGAAGCACCTGCTCGGCTTCAAGGCTATGTATCCCGAGGCCCACGTGGTCAAGCTCATCCGGGACTACCGTTCCACCCCGCAGGTGGTCAAGCTTGCCAACGACCTGCTCGCCGGCCGTCGCAGCGGCGGCCCCGCAGCGGACGCCGCCTGGGCCACGCCACTGCAGCTCGTGGCGCAGCGGCCGGCAGGCCCGGTGCCGCAGTTCACCGAATGTTCAGACGACGAAGCCGAGGCCGCCACGGTGGCCGTGCGGATCCGCGAGCTGCTCGACGCCGGGACCCCGGCCAGCCAGGTCGCCGTGCTCTTCCGCACCAATGGGCAGTCCGAAGCCTACGAACAGGCCCTGGCCTCGGCGGGAATCGGATACCAGCTGCGCGGCGGCGAGCGATTCTTCGCCCGGAAGGAAGTCAGGGACGCCATCCTGCAGCTCCGGGCCGCCACCCGGGCGGTGGCCGAAACCGCCGCGCCCGAGCCGCTCGGGCAGCTGGTCCGCGACATTGTTTCCTCCCTCGGTTACACCGACGCGGCCCCGCACAGCGGCGGCGCGCTCCGGGAACGCTGGGAATCGCTGGCCGCCCTCGTGGCCCTGGCCGACGAACTCGTGATCAGCCGCGGGGCACAGTTCAGCCTGTCCGACTTCGTCAACGAGCTCCAGGAACGGTCGCTTGCCCAGCACGCGCCGACCGTCCAGGGCGTCACCCTGGCATCGCTGCACGCCGCCAAGGGCCTGGAGTGGGACGCCGTGTTCCTGGTGGGGCTCAGCGAGGGACTCATGCCGATCTCTTTCGCGGACAGCCCCGAAGCGGTGGACGAGGAACGCCGGCTCCTGTATGTGGGCATCACCCGCGCCCGCGAACACTTGTTCCTGTCCTGGTCCACCGCGCGGACACCGGGCGGGCGGGCCAACCGTAAGCCTTCCCGCTTCCTGGACGGGCTGCGCCCCGATTCGGTGGCCAGCTCCCAGCTCCGGGGCAAGGGGGCTGCGCCGCGCCGGAAGGCGGCCGTCCCGGCGTCGTGCCGGGTCTGCGGCAGCATGCTCTCCAGCGGCGCGGAACGCAAGGTGGGGCGCTGCAACCAGTGCCCGCCCAGCTATGAGGAACAAACGTTCGAGGCTTTGCGGCAATGGCGGAAGGACGTGGCCCTCGAGGCCGACGTCCCGGCGTTTGTCGTGTTCACCGATGCCACACTGACCGCCATCGCCGAGGCCCCCCCCGACTCGCTGGAACAGTTGGCCAAGCTCGCCGGCGTGGGTCCCGCCAAACTGGAGAAGTACGGCGAGGCCGTCCTCACTGTCCTGGCGGAAAGCACGGTT